The window GATATTGTTATTTTGAAAAGACATATAAAATCAGGACAGTGGcaaaattgaagaagaaaaagctcctcctcctccttcaccAATTGTCTTTGTGAGCGGGCTCAGAGACTTCCTCTGAGCTTTCGCTGTTTCCATGGATTTATCCACTAAGTTCCACCGCCTAGACCTCCATTCTCCTTTTCTTACCGGTTCCTCCGTCTTTGGCACCAGCCCATCAACTCTTCCATCCCGTTTTAAACAAAATTCATCTTCAATACTCACTAAACCCATTCTAAATAATCCCAATTCCCTCAACTTTACTTCTCggagaagaagtacgacaatcGCTGCCCGGCTATCTACTGCCACCGTCGCTGAGCCTGATACTGATATCGAGTCCTTGTTTTCCAGTAATTCCACTGATGATTTAGATAGAAGAGGCGCTAAAAAGCAATTTACTGGGGCTTCTGGTATTACATCAGGTATTAAACTTGAAAACATAACTAAGAGCTATAAAGGTGTAACTGTTCTGAAGGATGTCACTTGGGAGGTGAAAAAAGGTGAGAAAGTAGGGCTTGTAGGTGTTAATGGGGCGGGGAAAACGACTCAGTTGAGAATTATCACTGGACAGGAAGAACCCGATTCTGGAAATGTAATTAAAGCAAAATCCAATATGAAAATTTCGTTTTTGAGTCAAGAATTTGAGGTTTCCTTGAGTAGGACTGTTAAAGAGGAGTTCATGAGTGCATTTGAAGAAGAAATGGAGATTGCAGGAAGGTTAGAGAGGGTGCAGAAGGCGATAGAGGGGTCTGTGGAGGACTTGGACCTCATGGGTAGATTATTAGACGAATTTGACTTGTTGCAGAGAAGAGCACAAGCTGTGGACTTGAATATGGTTGATGCAAAGATCAGTAAGTTGATGCCGGAGCTAGGGTTTTCCCCTGAGGATTCGGATAGGTTGGTGGCTTCATTTAGTGGTGGATGGCAGATGAGAATGTCACTTGGGAAGATTTTGCTACAGGTATAGTGTATAGCCTTCTCAAATATTGAATACAATTGAATTATTAACTGTTATGATTATTGATATTCATTCTCAACTACTATTAGCAATTCATTTTGGAAAATGATAAAGTTAACTCATTCATTGAGCACAAATTAAGAATGAAAAAATGAGTTTTCACTTCTCTCTCATTTTACAATTATCTTGTTTGAGATAACATATGCTGAGATTTCGAATGATAAACAAAGTATACATTGAAGGTTTAATCACTGGCATACATTACAAGGTTTCATACTAGTTGTTGACTCCATTATTTGATTGTTCACTTACAGGATCCAGATTTGTTGCTTCTAGATGAACCTACAAATCACCTTGATCTTGACACAATTGAGTGGCTTGAAGGTTATCTCCAGAAGCAAGATGTGCCAATGGTGATCATATCCCACGACAGGGCCTTTCTTGATCAACTATGCACAAAAATTGTGGAGACTGAAATGGGTGTAGCTAGGACGTACCAGGGAAATTATTCTCAGTTCCTTCTGTCTAAGGCAGCATGGATTGAAGCCCAGTATACTGCCTGGGAGAAACAACAAAAGGAAATGGAGCAAGCCAAGGACTTAATAAGTAGGTTGGGTGCAGGAGCGAATTCTGGCCGTGCTTCTTCAGCTGAGAAGGTACCGTTAGTCAACTAGAAGTGTAGAACAATTAGCTTCAATTTTTTCTAGAGCCAAAAACATTTTTCCTTGGATATCATTGAACATATAATGTTATTTATTGAGCTAGTGTTCTGAAAGGTCAGTCTGATAATTGATGTTTCTGGGACGCGTTCTACACTTTTTTGGCTTAATTAATGGACGCTCTGAAACGAGGAAAAATGTGGTTAGGTTTAATAGAATAATAGATGTATGAAATAGTATATATTTTGGTTTTACGTCAATACTGTTGATGTCTTCGGGAATTGGTCCCTTTCTGACCCTTGTAAAGCTTAATTAATGCCATATTGCCTTCTAAAATcacaattttcaggaaattaaCGACAAGTCCAGAGTATAGTAGTGGATGTGAATGTGGGATTTATTGATTTATTGAGGCTGAATCCATCTCCTTTGACATCTACTAGCATTAGCTTTCTAAAGTATGGATGTAGGGTCAATTTTTTTGAGGGAAATACTTCTGTTTGTCTGAAGATCTTTGCAATGAGCTGTTATTGTTATCTTTGTCTAAGTTAAATCATTTACAGAAGTATGAATTTTGTAACTTTATCAATTGAAATTTTATGTTGCAGCCATGGTTTGGCATCTTCTCCTTATTTTTCGCTTCAATTGATTactaaacctttttttttttctttttgaaatgtTGCTAATAACAGAAACTGGAGAAACTTTTGGAAGAGGATCAAATAGAGAAACCATTTCAAAGAAAACAAATGAAGATCAGGTTTCCAGAGAGGGGAAGAAGTGGAAGAACTGTTGCAATGATTAAGAATTTGGAATTCAGTTATGAAGATAAGGTACTGTACATCACAGGAGAGGCTGCTTATTGTTGAGTTATCTGCTTTCTTACTAATGATTTTCTACTCATTTAATGCTTTATGTGGCAGGTGCTGTTTAATAAGTCAAATGTTACAATAGAAAAAGGTGAGAAGATCGCCATTATTGGCCCAAATGGATGTGGAAAGAGTACTTTACTGAAACTTATCATGGGATTAGAGAAGCCAAGTGCAGGTGAAATTGTACTTGGGGAGCATAATGTATTACCCAACTATTTTGAGCAAAACCAGGTATGCTACTTTTATCAATTAAATGTCGTCTAATTTAAACTTGTTCTCCTGTCATTCTCTCTTTTGGTTCGTTTTGCTTCTTTTACATGTAATTGCTATTCTAACTAAGTATGATCTATGGCTCTTGAAGGCTGAGGCACTTGATCTGGATAAAACAGTGCTTCAAACAGTAGAAGAAGTTGCAGAGGACTGGAGAATTGATGATATAAAGGGACTCCTTGGGCGCTGCAATTTCAAAGCTGATATGCTTGATAGAAAGGTGTCCCTTTTGAGCGGTGGTGAAAAGGTAAAACTCATTGGTGCTCTCTGATATAATCTTAAATTCTGTATCTCGTGTTGGCTTATTCTTTTAGAAATTCTAGTTATTTCACGAATTGTCCCTTTCTTTTGGAACCATttattgaagttttcttatagttgTTCCTGTATGTTGCTTCCAAGATTATAAAAGCAGAGTACACTGTTTTTTGAAGCTTAAGGAGTGGCGAAATGATGATTGTTAGTCCATTGTTTTCTGGAAAATAAGAGTAATTAGGAACATGTTGCCTTCAGTTTGTATCTAGATCAATATCTTGAATCCTTATCTACCATTGTTATCCTTCGCCATGGAAGCTGTAGGGTTGCGTGAGTATCCAAAAGTAATACAGTTTCTAGAGCTGATGATTCTACTAGATTAAGTTACTTATAGTCATCCTGTTTTGTTGAAGTTACTTACAACCATCCTTTTTTTTTCAAGCAGAAgttatttttcctttttgatATGTAGTTGACTTTCAAAGTTGTGTTTATTTAGGCACGCCTGGCATTTTGCAAGTTCATGGTGAAACCTTCAACTTTGCTCGTACTGGATGAACCAACCAATCATTTGGATATACCTTCAAAAGAGATGCTTGAGGTTGGTACTGTTTGTTGTTAGTTTTTGTTTATCTCCAATCAGGTGGCCAAACTATGTCTGATTTGTATATCAGGAAGCCATATCAGAATATGAAGGCACAGTTATCGCAGTCTCGCATGATCGGTACTTCATAAAGCAAATAGTTAACAGAGTAATTGAAGTCCAAGATGGCCAACTACAGGATTATGCAGGCGATTACAATGTAAGCATGTCCTTGGTATTTGTTCTTGTCTGGAATTTCCTATCTCACTCAGGTTTGTAACTCGAAATATCTTGTTTGACAGTACTATCTGGAGAAAAACCTGGATGCGAGAGAGAGAGCGCTTGAGAGGGAGGCAGAGCTTGAGGAAAAAGCACCAAAAACAAAGGCAAAATCAAAGTTGTCAAAGGTAAGCAGTTATGGATTAgagtaataataatattagaGGAGGATGGCATGCTTACATTTGTTGTTGTTGGTGTACAGGCTGAGAAGGAAGCTAGGAAGAAACAAAAAATGAAGGCATTCCAGGCTGCAAAACAAAAATCTAAAGGaattaaaaattccaagagATGGAATTGAAAGAAATACACACCACAAATTGATTGATGATTGAGTTAACCTCACAATGTAAAGAGCCTTGCTAGGAAATATTTATCCTGTATAAGGTACTCAACCAAGACCGCCCATTTTACTGTACATAATAATATTTGATAGAAATGCAGGTTTTGGAAGTTGGAGGTTGTGGCTCAATCATGGTATAATCTTTGAAGgtcactcttttttttttttggcttacaATGCCTCCTCTTTTTTCaaaatggtatttttttttttttttggtaggaaaggaaaggaaaaacaaacaacaacaacaacaacaacaaagccttagtcccgaaatgattcggggtcggctaacatgaactatcatataaaatcgtgaaaatcaagtcgtgtcagcgacacagattcgctccctccactccgtcctatccactaccatattttcctcaattcccaataaactcatatcactctcgatcaccctcctccaagtttgcttaggtcttcccctacccctcaccactacatccctttgccactcttcggttctcctaaccggcgcatcaagcgctctacgtctcacatggccaaaccaccttagtcggttttctctcattttattctcaatagatggaaaaacaaaaacacaaaaaaactcaacccgggatcagcctagggaAACTGACTCCCACCATATCCTCCAAAATCAATTGTTGATCTTAGTTTCATCTGCAATATTTCTCCTTATTATACATATGAATGAACATTTTCATCCTCTTTACGGGGTGATGAATATCTTTTTTTTCTACCCTAGTTAAGGACTAATACTAAGTTTACTTAAGTTTTTTTGTTGGAAGCTACACCATAAATGGTCTATTACAACACAAAATACATGTGTTGCCTCTAAAGTGTTGCTAGAGATATGATTAAATTTTATCTATTCCAACACTTGGTATAAAGTGTTGGAGTAGACATATTAAATTTTCTTAACTCATATATTGTAACACTAATTTTAAAGTGTTGgtataaatatggaaaattttgtttttttttttttttttttgctggaAAAAGTTGGCTTGGAGGGAAGAGTTATTTTATTTCCCTCCATAaagttaacaaaaaataaagagaaaaattaCCCTAACATTCAATTACTctttatctctctctctctctctctctcaacatATCATCTGCTCTCTCTCAACAAATGGATTTACTACTCTCTCAATGTCGACTTACTCCCTCATCGGCCCCTTTAGCTAGCAACCTTGTCGATCTCGTTCCAGTCACTCAGTCCGTGACGACGAGGCCGTTCTGGTCACTCAGTCAGTGGTGCCTCACCTTCGATTCCTGCTGTCCTTCGACTCATCTGTTTTAGGTAAgccatttttattttctcttttgtttcctTCTTGAGATTGCACAATAATTTAGTTGAGCATCTAAATTTGG is drawn from Euphorbia lathyris chromosome 9, ddEupLath1.1, whole genome shotgun sequence and contains these coding sequences:
- the LOC136205660 gene encoding ABC transporter F family member 5-like yields the protein MDLSTKFHRLDLHSPFLTGSSVFGTSPSTLPSRFKQNSSSILTKPILNNPNSLNFTSRRRSTTIAARLSTATVAEPDTDIESLFSSNSTDDLDRRGAKKQFTGASGITSGIKLENITKSYKGVTVLKDVTWEVKKGEKVGLVGVNGAGKTTQLRIITGQEEPDSGNVIKAKSNMKISFLSQEFEVSLSRTVKEEFMSAFEEEMEIAGRLERVQKAIEGSVEDLDLMGRLLDEFDLLQRRAQAVDLNMVDAKISKLMPELGFSPEDSDRLVASFSGGWQMRMSLGKILLQDPDLLLLDEPTNHLDLDTIEWLEGYLQKQDVPMVIISHDRAFLDQLCTKIVETEMGVARTYQGNYSQFLLSKAAWIEAQYTAWEKQQKEMEQAKDLISRLGAGANSGRASSAEKKLEKLLEEDQIEKPFQRKQMKIRFPERGRSGRTVAMIKNLEFSYEDKVLFNKSNVTIEKGEKIAIIGPNGCGKSTLLKLIMGLEKPSAGEIVLGEHNVLPNYFEQNQAEALDLDKTVLQTVEEVAEDWRIDDIKGLLGRCNFKADMLDRKVSLLSGGEKARLAFCKFMVKPSTLLVLDEPTNHLDIPSKEMLEEAISEYEGTVIAVSHDRYFIKQIVNRVIEVQDGQLQDYAGDYNYYLEKNLDARERALEREAELEEKAPKTKAKSKLSKAEKEARKKQKMKAFQAAKQKSKGIKNSKRWN